From the genome of Oncorhynchus masou masou isolate Uvic2021 chromosome 15, UVic_Omas_1.1, whole genome shotgun sequence:
TCTGCTTCTTATTTCCACACACTAAGACGTCATCATGACAGTTTCCTCAAAATGTTTATTTGCTcttatctctctttctatctctctctctttcctttctaaCACTCTTTCTTTCTAATGctctatctctcccagtcaatGGAAAATGATATTGAAACATTCAAATATGATTATCCAGAATTCATAGTTTGCGTGCCAATGTTTCTGGAGAGAGCATATGAAATCATGCAACCCAACTGTGAAATGATACTCACATATATATCTAACAGTGTGGAACACATTCATCATGGCATGTataggtaactgacaaaataaaggaaacactggagtaaatgagggatacaaagtatattgaaagcaggtgcttccacacaggtggaTCCTGAGTTAGGTAAGCAATTAAAACATCCCATCAttcttagggtcatgtataaaatggCTAGTTGAACATTTTTTTGGCTACCCTGGCTAGACAAAGAGatcacagtgactttgaaagaggggtctcaaaggggtttaaagtgtgtgtgtgtttgtgtttgtgtttgtgtgtgtgtgtgtgtgtgtgtgtgtgtgtgtgtgtgtgtgtgtgtgtgtgtgtgtgtgtgtgtgtgtgtgtgtgtgtgtgtgtgtgtgtgtgtgtgtgtgtgtgtgtgtgtgtgtttgtcaccagatctcaatccaattgaacacttatggagtttctggagcagcgcctgagaaagcgttttccaccaccaccaacagaacaccaaatgatggaatttcttgtggaagaatggtgtggCATCCCTCCAGCAGAGTTTCAGACACTATGTCtaggcacattgaagctgttctggcggctTTAGCAGCTTGTGGTGGTCCAACGTCCTATTAAGACGCTTTATGTTAGTGTTTCCTTTCTTTTGAAACTTAGCAGTAGTTTCAAGTGAAATGTTGAAAGttgaggaccccccccccccacacacacacagttgttttattttttattgtcacATTCAcaggataggtgcagtgaaatgtgttgttttacagggtcagcccaAATAGTAAAGCGCCCCTGAACCATATTAGGGTTAGGTACCTCAATATGCAATCAATGTGCATTACTTCTTTGTTCATATTtaactaaataaatatattttactgTACACATTAACTCAAATGGAATATGTGCCAACACAAATTGGATACAACAATCCAGTCTCTGTTTGGTTCCATATAGAATAAGATGCTGTTGTATTTGAAGGAGACACCAGGGAGCAGTGTTTAGCTTTAAGTAGGACCACATTTATTCTCTGGGGTCTCACAACATTTCTCACTGACATTACTCAACACAATACCTTTCTCAacccaggtatttccaaaggttGTAGGAAACACATGATCAATAAAACTAACGGACAAATCTGAACGTGTTGCCTCTTCAAACTGCTATAGGCCTAATTGTATAGATATTCCTTCATAAATGTTCCACTTCATGGTTGGTTGATGACTTCAAATGAAATGGCTGCTACAGGCCTACATTTTCAACATGCTTAGCTGAGCCATTAAGGACAGGATAAGTAGTCAAGAACAGTAAGAACTGGAAAATCCAACTGCATCTCATACAGTCATCTCTGTCTTTCCTGGTTAGACCACTGAAGGTTGAAGATGTGGTGATGACTCAAGTATGGACACAGTCGTACACTGTAACATTATGACATGTCTCAACATGCTGTTTTAAACTGAGGCCTAAGTCAGTATgtgtcccaaatcacaccctatttcctatatatagtgcattatctttgaccagagccctatggtcaaaagtagtgcactatatagggaatgtgatgccatttgggactttaTGTTCACAGAATAGACATTCTTATGATTGAAATTACACCTGTAGAAACACCAGCCAAGTTCATACCAGAACAGTGACACAAGTGTATTTGATTAAACAAACATTTGGATCATTGTAGAGATGATTACTGAGGGGGATGGGTTCAATATCATATTAGCTGCTCATCTAAACCCCTTCACACGCACCCTACTTGGTTCGTAAATGTACTTGTCCCCAGTACATGGGTTGGAAACTTCCAGAGAGAGAAAGGCCATGAATCAGCGAAACAACAGATATACTGAGCTGCTTGCATCGCCCCCAGCCAGCACCCAGAACCCCCACCTCCACTTCCTCTTCAGTTTACTAATATACAACACACGCCTGCACCGGGGGAGACCTCAAAGAGCTGCTTCTTAGAATAGGACAGAGGTGAGAGGAAAGAGCAAGACAAAGACACAAAGATGTTCTCAGGACTACAAAAAAAGCTTCACTTGAGAGTGCGAGTGTATGTGAATGAGTGATTGAAAGTTTTGTAtgaacatatacagtaccagtcaaaagtttgaacacacctactcattcaaggctttttctttatttttactattttctacattgtagaataatagtgaagacatcaaaactatgaaataacacacatggaatcatgtagtaaccaaaaaactgttaaacaaatcaaaatatattttatatttgaaatctttcaaagtagccaccctttgccttgataacagctttgcacactcttgggattctctcaaccagcttaatgaggtagtcacctggattgcatttgaattaacaggtgtgccttgttaaatgtgaatttgtggaatgtattcccttcttaatgtgtttaaaccagtcagttgtgttgtgacaaggtagagttggtatacagaatatagccctatttggtaaaagaccaagaacatattatagcaagaacagctcaaataagcaaagagaaatgacagtcaactcaaattttatttgtcacatgcgccgaatacaggtataccctacagtgaaatgcttacttacaagcccttaaccaacaatgctttaagaggttttaagaaaaaaatagataaagtaacaaataattcaacagcaggggtaaaataacaatagcgaggctatatacagggggttttggtacagaatcaatgtgcgggggcatcgGTTAGTTgagttaattgaggtaatatgtacatgtaggtagagttaaagtgactatgcatagataataaacagagatgagcagcagcgtaaaagaggggtctgggtagcccttggattagctgttcaggagtcttatgacttgggggtagaagctgttaagaagctttttggacttagacttggcgctccggtaccgcttgccgggcggtagcagagagaacagtccgtgactaaggtggctggagtttttgacaatttttaaagccttcctctgacaccgcctggtatagaggtgctggatggcaggaagcttggccccagtgatgtactgggccatacgcactactctctgtagtgccttgaggtcgGAGGCCGCGCATTGTTTCAGACGTGGGTGCTACGGGTCAGAAATCTGCAATTAAAATCCTCAGAAATctgcaattaactgcacctcagattgcagcccaaataaatgcttcacagagttcaagtaacagacacatctcaacatcaactgaggagactgcgtgaatcagtccTTAATCgtcaaattgctacaaagaaaaaGGACACATCTAAAAAGAAGTtccttgcttgggccaagaaacatgtgcaatggacattagaccggtggaaatctgttgtTTGGAGATTTTTAGTTGttgttccaaccgctgtgtctttgtgagacacatagtaggtgaacggatgatctccgcatgtgtggttcccaccgtgaagcatggaggaggagatgtgatggtgttggggtgctttgctggtgactcaaggcacacttaacctgcatggctaccacagcattctacaacgatatgccatcccatctggtttgcgcttagtgggactatcatttgtttttaacagtacaatgacccaacacacctccagggtgTTTAAGggttatttgatcaagaaggagagtgacggagtgctgcatcagaagacctggcctccacaatcacccgacctcaacccaattgagatggtttgggatgagttggactgttggaactggttgaaagaatgccaagagtgtgcaaagctgtcatcaaggcaaagggtggctattttgaagaatttcaaattgatttgtttgacaattttttggtcactaaatgattccatatgtgttttttcatagttttgatgtcttcgctattattctacaatgtagaaaatagtaaaaaaaaataaagaaaaacccttgattgcgtaggtgtgtccaaacttttgactggtactgtaggaaCAATATTTGTATAATGTGAGTGTGAATGTATATGATTGCATGGTAtacatttttaatttaacctttattttaacagggatTCATATTGAGATccaggtctcttttacagatgagccctgcagAACGTAAACAGAATACACACATCCAATACGAAATGCAGAGCCGGTTAGGAAAGACATTGGAAATGCATTTTGTTACGTGTTTTCAGATACTTTTGATAGGGAAGTAATATCAAAGTTGTGATCAAATGTGTTTAGCATTGCTCTAAAACCTGCACAGTGCAGTCTTATCACCTCTGTCACCAGTAAACAAGTTAATCAGGTCAGGGAAACAAGATAACAATCTCTATGCGAACACAGGTCACATACTGTCATATACTCAGGTCGCATACCTTACTCTTATCTATTACTGTTGATTTGAGACCTCTGAGGCATTTGTTCTATATGTCAGTAAAATGGAGTAAAGACACTGTATAAGGGGGGATTATATGCTTCACTGTATTGCAGGGGTAGGGATGGGGGACGGTGAAAAGAGAAGTGGTTTTCACCTCGAGTGGTCGCAGGCTGACTGTCTAAGATGCAACTGAGTGGGTGCAGCATCCGCTGCTACTGAAGCCCCGCTTTAGTTACACGATGACTCTGTATGTCTGTTTGTGATTACATGCCTGCATGCATATATTTTTGTGGATCaattaaagtaacaaataatgcTCACACAGAATCGTAAGAAAGATAAAAAAttcaacatttatttatttgaatatTTGCAGGATAGAATATACAAAATACACAGTATGTGTTACAGCTATAGCCTACTGCTTGCATAGCATTAGCgtccaagaagaagaaaaaaacatatattattttttatttttcactATATATGGAAGTTGATATGTCATGTTTATCAGAATATGGAGGACAATGACTACTTTACATTTGTataaaatgttaaataaatataaaacacGAAAAGGTGAAATACAACATGTCGAGGGTATTGAAATGAGTTAATTACTTGGTCATTTTATGGAGGGTATACAAAGAGGGAAATAGATAGTCCAACATTTGACCTTATCATGAACACATAAAAACATTGGTggttttaaatcactgatgaaggattttgaggctgattccctgacctgtcaatgtttttaatttgctgttttatactcttgtgaattcaatggtttttactagattacttgtagtttttcatattgtctgtctgtaattttttgtaatgacttggtgctgcctatcttggccagggcgctcttgaaaaagagattttaatctcaatgagcccttctgattaaataaaggttcatttaaaaaaaatgaaaacactATGCAGTGGTTTACATGCAACTTACCTGAATATCAGGTATTCTTAAATCGTTTCAAAAACGTGGAATATATCTACTTGTCAATATATCGAATTATCTAAATATCTAAATATTTTTCTCTATATCTATATTATGTATTTCCTtatactattatatatatatatcttatttTGAATCAGGTCAATATAACATACAAGTCAGAGAATAAAGAGCGGAGGTCTGTAAATATGCATTGAACCCGAGCATACAGAGGTAACGTTCATACACTTCTTTTGTTCTTGTTCTTGAGGGCATTCTATCAACATAATGTGGTACCTCCTGACCAAAACCCCCATCAATAACAACACTACTTACAAAAGAGAAGTAACACTGAGTGAATACAAACATCCCTAATAATGTAATTCAGCACTTTCACCACCAAAACTGATAAAAAATTGTTTTATTCTACAAAAACTAAATCAATCAATATATTATAATTTTATCCAATTTTATGATTTACCTTAGCAACAGGGCCGGATTAATGCAGGGGTTTATCAGGGCTGAAACATCTGTGTCCAGGCCCATTGGGGGCGGGGCCCAAGAGGCAGCaattcatttttttgtttttaaataaatgtttaattattaaggaaatatatactgtatatattatatgttatatatatacagtgccttgcgaaagtattcggcccccttgaactttgcgaccttttgccacatttcaggcttcaaacataaagatataaaactgtatttttttgtgaagaatcaacaacaagtgggacacaatcatgaagtggaacgacatttattggatatttcaaacttttataacaaatcaaaaactgaaaaattgggcgtgcaaaattattccgccactttactttcagtgcagcaaactctctccagaagttcagtgaggatctctgaatgatccaatgttgacctaaatgactaatgatgataaatacaatccacctgtgtgtaatcaaggcactgtatatattatatgtagTATATATTATATCTGTAgcatatattttatactttttCACTCAATACTCAATCACAGGAAGACTCAGGACCCTGCTCTCAAGTCtagctgctgcctgctgcctccCTATTAATCAtcagatggggggaggagaggaggtagggggtCCCCAGTCCTGATTGGGTAATTGattaatcatttaaaaaaataagtgcATAATAATGATAAATAAATAGGACTGGTCAATTGTGTGAGTCAAGGACCTGGCccaagtgtcacgttctgacctttatttcctttgttttgtctttatttagtatggtcagggcgtgagttgggtgggcagtctatgtttgtttgttctatattttgggtatttctatgtttcggcctagtatggttctcaatcagaggcaggtgtcattagttgtctctgattgagagtcATACTTCGGtatcctgggtttcactgtgtgttcgtgggtgattgttcctgtctttgtgtttgtggcaccagataggactgttttggttttttcgcgtttcttgttttgtagattgtagtactttcatctttattaaagatgcacaaaactaaccatgctgcattttggtccgcctctctttccccacaagaaaaccattacaccaagaggcaaaaaataataatactttgtattttatatatatattttttttttatccaaccACAGGCACCGGCTCTCAATGTTCAAAATACACCAAAGAGcataatttagccacagaggataaatcgtttatttaaaaaaaactgtgaaTTAAGTTTTATCACAAGCACATACAGATGTCTTCCACAATTACACCAACAAAAAGTGTCTTAAAAGGGTGCTGCCACCATGAGCttccagaacagcttcaatgctccTGAGATTATACATGTGGATATAAACCATGCCAGGAAAACGCACCCcataccataacatactgtatccCTTGGTTACTCAtgtatttcctttattttggcagttactggTATGCCTACAGTCAGGAAGGTCATGTGCCCCAAATAGGCTACAGCTTGTTGCTTTTTGGCCATAGATATATACTCCATTGAAGTGTTTTGTAACCTCTTACCCTGGGGATTTGACtgttaaactcatgggtacactagCAATGGATGCCAGTTctgacttgaatgggaactgcCATCTATGGATCTATGGATTGTAGATTTCAAAATTAAATTGTGGGAAAAACACACTGTTTGGAAAACAAATGCCTACTGgtgaaaagagaagactaatcAGTCTTTAGAACCAATAAAAAAAAATTCTTAACAACTCCCAATTTTTAGCTAACAACAGCACTGTTTTTTCAAAGTAGCTCATCTTGAGATAGGCTATTGCCACAGCTAGCGCATCAGCCCTCACCGTGAGAAGCCTATGGCTTCATCTTCATCATAAGGTGAATCAGTGTGCCACTCAACATTTTATTTAGTAACCTTTCCTCTGAATATTGTACAATCTGTGTGTCGCttcattggcctgggctattgtttgTTTGAATTCAAGACCAGATTGATCTCAGTTGGTCAGTGTCAGAGTAGCCAGCCATTTCAGTCAGTTGTGTGGTAATAAAATGATTCAACCAATGTCTTTCATGTAAATGACTTAGAACTGCATGACACGCCTTTTTTCAAAGGCCGATTATTTTACGACCCTGCTAAAAAAAATCCATGTGTGGAAATCCTAAAAACGCCTCTGCTCAACTGTAGCCTAGTGTATGGCACATGGCTTTTTATTCAACAGTACATTTTCCACTCATCGAAATGCATCTTGATGCAAGGATTTGTTTAAAGAAAATGAGAGTGTGCCGGGAAAGGGGAAGGCCCTGCGTAGCAATATTACATGTAAATTGGCCTACAGTATTATTATGCCTTAAACCAATGATAATCAGCCAGCTATCTAAAAAAAATATGTTCATCATCAACCCGTATTATATCATATAGATACCAAACACGTTCTCTGTGGAATGTTGCATCCGAACTTGAGTGACATTTTTCACTTTGACAAAGAGGGAGTCATCTTCAAAGAGGTGGAACACCCCTCCCAGGTAGCTGTTTGATGTGGACATCATTTTCCCAAACTTGGGGTGATATCTCCTGGACTTAAGCAGTTCAATGTCCTTCCCAAGGTACCGTGGAGTAGTTCTGCAGACCGAGTGTGTGAACACAACATCGACCTCACTGAAGAAGATCTTAGAGTAGACGTAGTAGTAGCCTTCCTTCTGGATGACAAGCTTCCCATCTTTGTACTCCATTTCATGAAGGATTGGTCCTGCCTGCATGTTCCATACCATGACTCCATCTCCATGGGGTGTTTGAGGACCAGCTGGAGAACAAATGCAGGTCAATTTCTGTCATTTTAATATATCTTCATGTACTATTTCAAACACCATACTATCTGATGTACTACTACATACTTCTATTTCACCCTCTTCTGTCATGACCAAATATTAATATAAAAGGTTGTGTGTAGTTGAAATGGCCTGGTGACAATGGTCTTACCTGTCAGATGTGCAACAGGTTTTGAAGGCAACACAATAGGGTTTGGTCTTGAAGTTGGGGGAACCTCCTTCGGAAATTCCTCATGGTCTGTTTTGGGAACAAAGTTTATGTTGAAGTGATGCACATTTTAGAAGGTGAATGATTCAGAAATGCATTTATCAAATGTGTACAAAATACTCAGTCGGGATCTTCTACCAAAGATGAGTCACTTGTCATTTTGTCACAGTGTTTGAACAAGAGAAGAAGATATAGTCTCAGACATACCTTGGATACTCATAGCAGCTGACCCTGACTCCGCCTGCAGTTGAGAATAGAGATTTCATCATAGTGAACAGAGAGGTTTGTGGTAATACAGTACAGGTATGTGTGAGAATGTTCATTTGTTCCTATTTAAGTGGTTCTTTGGGTCTTCAGCAATGTGACCTTTACATTTTATTAGATGATATGCAGGAAAGATAAACAGAACTGCTTATGGTTTCTGGTAATTAAGCAAAGTAGATCACCCATCCCACCCCAGACCACCCCACCCCCGTCTTCCTGTCAGTACATGTGCATGCATCGAGACTAGGTTAGCTCTATCCTCTTCCAATAAACCATCGCACACTTGCCACCAGATTGGGTCAGGGGAAATTATGTCACATGAAGCTCAACATAACCACAAACACCTGACCAACAAACCAATTCTGTGGAACACGGAATGCTGGCCCCTGGTACGTCACGGAATATTCATATTCTCCGAAATGATGCCCAATTCTGATAAACTTCTCCATCTCAACTGTTGCCAAATGTACAAGAATGAATAAAACTGTTAAATGCGTATATCAAGGGGAATCCCAACTCAAGCTTTGGACAGAAACTGCTGACCATGACAGAACTTCACTATGTTGTCATGAGACCTGTTTGTACGTAAAACAAAATTGAAACAATAAAAAATCTACATCGTGAATAATGCACTGGTAACTCGGAAGTTAATATTTGtttctattccctatagacttGGAAAATTATTTCACAATTAGAGTCTAACAAAACAACCAATTGTAGCAAGGTTCCATTACTCTGTTCTCAACCAGGATAGTGCCATAATAAAATGGAGTAAATGAACAAATGTAAAAAGCCAACAGTAAATTACTACATTGTACAAAATACATAGAGATTGGGTAACCAAACGGGACTTTATAAATAATCATTTATTAATTTAATGTAGTATCTTGGGTTTTTAAAGTATAGTCTTAATGTAACTGTGCATTCGGCATAATTTCAGTCTTGTCGACTGCGACTATGAAGTAAATCTAATCAAGTAATTGTTCCCCATATGATGATGCAAATGGGTTGTAGATTAttttgtgagagagaaagaacacaTCAACTAATGACACTGGAAATGTATTCACTTTCATTTTGGAATGAAAGAAAGATGTTTCTGAGAATAGTGTACACGTTGTGGGGTTGAGAGACAGAGATTGGGGGAAATAAAACAGTGAGAGATGAAAGAACACAGTAGAAAGAATACATAGTTGTTACTAgatttgtgagagagagatgtgtgaagAGAGACTCTCAGATGttgagggagacagaacagagatggAGACGGGTAGACAGCCACCTCATGGTGATAATACTCACAGATCCCTGTTTGGAGTAGAGGTGGTAGATGAAGCAGGCCTCTATGGCCAAGCCACACAAAGCCAGACCAACCAGCAAGAACAGCAGGCTTTGGGCCACACCACCCCGACCAGGAGGTCTCGGTTTGGGGGGCAGCGGTGGGTAGGCTGCATGGCTATCCACCATGAACACGGAGGGGTACGGGACACCACCCTCAGCCATGTTCTCTCCGATCAGAGATTATAAGGAACTGAAAAAGGATCCTCCAAGAGGTAGTCAAGTAGTACACGAGCGAGGTCCACGCACCAGGGGTCCCGGCACACaacgagagacacagagagatttTCCAGAGCAAGACCAAACACTAGTGTGGGTTGTACAGTATGACTCCTCAGGTTGTCTTGTCAgcagacaagacaagacaaaaagTAGTGAAGAAACAAATTCCACTTCTAGATATGAGAAATGTGGAAATCTTTCACATAAACGACCACCTCCCCAAAGAGCAGTCACAGAAAGCAAAAC
Proteins encoded in this window:
- the LOC135555273 gene encoding tumor necrosis factor ligand superfamily member 14-like; the encoded protein is MAEGGVPYPSVFMVDSHAAYPPLPPKPRPPGRGGVAQSLLFLLVGLALCGLAIEACFIYHLYSKQGSAESGSAAMSIQDHEEFPKEVPPTSRPNPIVLPSKPVAHLTAGPQTPHGDGVMVWNMQAGPILHEMEYKDGKLVIQKEGYYYVYSKIFFSEVDVVFTHSVCRTTPRYLGKDIELLKSRRYHPKFGKMMSTSNSYLGGVFHLFEDDSLFVKVKNVTQVRMQHSTENVFGIYMI